The window GCCATTACCGGCCACCGCAGTATCCCAGTTCTACGACGCGACCTCGCCACACCTCAGGAACCTCAGGACACCTCTGGATACCTCGGAACACCTCGGGACGGGACGCCTTAAGGAGTGGGCCGAGACGAGGTTGCGTTTTCGCCAGAGTTCCTGATTTCTGGCGGCATTGGGACACTTCGACAGGGTTGGGCACCTGCAATTGTCGTGGCTGGTGCCAGGGTGCTGATCGGCCTACGAGGTGAGGGTGGCGTTGTCCAAGACGAACCGGTAGCGGACATCTGCGTCGAGGATGCGCTGGTAGGCCTCGTTGATCTGATTGGCCGAGATCATCTCGATCTCGGCGGTGACGCCGTGTTCGGCAGCGAAATCAAGCATTTCCTGGGTCTCGGTGATGCCGCCGAAGTGGGTGCCGGTGTAGCTGCGACGGTTCCGGATGACGTTGTAGACGTTCATGGTCACCGGTTCGGAGTCGATGCCGGCGTTGACCAAGGTGCCACCCAGGGCCAGCAGGCCCAGGTACGCGTCGACGTCGATGCTGCCGCTGACGGTGTTGATGACGAGATCGAAGGAGTTCGCGAGGGTCTTGAAGGTGTCCTGCTCGGCCGTGGCGAAGTACGCGTCCGCGCCCAGGCGCAGGGCATCGTCGCGTTTGCGGTCGCTGCGGGAGAGCGCGGTGACAACGGCGCCTTTCGCCTTCGCAAATTTGACCGCCAGGTGCCCGAGGCCGCCAAGCCCGATGATCGCGACATTGCTACCCGGCCCCACCTTCCAGTCTTTCAGCGGGGCGAAGACGGTGGCCCCGGCGCACAGCAGCGGAGCGGCAGCGGCTGGATCCAGGGCGGCCGGAACCTTCACGACGAAGTCCTCATTGGCCACGATCATCTCGGAGTAGCCGCCCTGCGTCATCGTGCCGTCCCGGTCTGGGCTGCTGAAGACGAGGGTGTGGCCGTTCAGGCAGTATTGTTCCTGGCCCTGCAGGCAGTTGGCGCATTCCCGGCACGAGTTCACCATGCACCCGATACCGACGCGGTCCCCGACCGCGTGCTTGGTGACCGCTTCACCGACCGCCGTCACTTCGCCCACGATCTCGTGGCCCAAGACCAGCGGGGATTCAGGGAGTGGCATTTTGACGAAATTCATGTCCGAGTGGCAGATACCGCAGTATTGGATGTCGATCTGCACGTCGTGCGCGCCGACGTCGCGGCGCTCGATCGTCACCGGCTCAATGCTGCCATTGGTCTCCAGCACGGCGTAAGCCTTCACGGTGGTGGGCACGGATTTCCTTCCAAGGCGGACGTCAGAGGGGTGGGGCCCCCTCGACATCCAAGAAGACCGCTGCCACCTCACCCCCGCCAGTGCCTGGCCTGCCCGGTACAGCCGGTACCCCCAAGCCCCCAGACCTCCAGACCTCCAAGATCCCCCCGGAGGTCAGGTGAGGTCAGACGAGAGCGGACTGGCCTGGGAGGTAATGCCAGTACCGGCCACAGCAGACTCTCCCCCATCATCTCGGCAGGCACTTCA of the Kineosporia corallincola genome contains:
- a CDS encoding NAD(P)-dependent alcohol dehydrogenase; amino-acid sequence: MPTTVKAYAVLETNGSIEPVTIERRDVGAHDVQIDIQYCGICHSDMNFVKMPLPESPLVLGHEIVGEVTAVGEAVTKHAVGDRVGIGCMVNSCRECANCLQGQEQYCLNGHTLVFSSPDRDGTMTQGGYSEMIVANEDFVVKVPAALDPAAAAPLLCAGATVFAPLKDWKVGPGSNVAIIGLGGLGHLAVKFAKAKGAVVTALSRSDRKRDDALRLGADAYFATAEQDTFKTLANSFDLVINTVSGSIDVDAYLGLLALGGTLVNAGIDSEPVTMNVYNVIRNRRSYTGTHFGGITETQEMLDFAAEHGVTAEIEMISANQINEAYQRILDADVRYRFVLDNATLTS